The Aulosira sp. FACHB-615 genomic interval GCGGCACAAGCTAACCGAATTTGCTGTGTTAAACCCAATAATTCCGCTTCGGGAAAGGTTCTGGTAATTTCATAAATAGCAACTGTGAGTTCATGGGCTTTTTCCCATACAGGAATTTCTCGAAAGTCTGTCATTTTCTAATTAATCTCATCTAAATAAATAGGGTGAGCAACGCCCACCCTCATAGTTTCTACTCTTTTTTAGCTCAAGTCTAACCACTCAGCAACGCAAATTAATTCAAGTCTGTGTTTCAGAATTCATTAATCATGAGAAGACAGTGCTGTAGACGGGATTTAATCAAACTACAAATTTGACTTTTCCTGTTGCGACATCATAACTACCGCCAGCAATTTTTAATTTGTTTTCTTTGATCAGTTGTTTTAAAATTGTTGAGCTTTCTTCTAACCTTCTGACTTGATATTTCACATTAGAAATCACAGAATTATCTTCTAAGTTTCCTGTCTTGTCTCTCACCAGTTCTACAGAAGGTTTAATTTCTTCTACAAAAATTCCAATTCTACCAGGAAGGGGGTCGCCTTTGACTGCTGCTGAGACTGCACCACATTTTGTATGCCCTAAAACAACTATTAATGGCGCACCTAATACCGCCGTGGCAAATTCTAGACTTCCCACACCTTCTTGACTGACAACATTCCCGGCTAAACGAACTACAAATAAGTCTCCTAATCCTTGATCAAATACAATTTCTGCTGGCACTCTAGAATCTGCACAGCCTAATATAGCTGCAAATGGATATTGACCAAGGGCAGTTTCTTGTAAACGCAATTTTGATTGATTTGGATTCATGCGTTTATCTTCTACAAATCTTTGATTACCTTCTATCAACCTTTTTAAAGCCTCTTGAGGGTCTTTTAGTTGAGGTTTTATATCCGGTTTAGCGGGTTGTTGAGCAATAGCTTGTTCTTCTTGCCAAGCTACACTAGTAGCGGCACTTGCACCAACAGCAACACTACCTATACCTGCTAATTTCAAAAAATTTCGTCGCCCAACAAATCCATTAATTCTGCTCATGAATCTACCTCACTCCCAACAGTAAATTTTTGCTAAGTTTCTGTTTTCCAAACCAAGTTAAATCGTTCTACCAAAAGACGCGATCACTCTAAAGCATATTTTGTCTTTTAAGTAAAGATAATTTTGTTGATTTAACTTAGAAGTTTCTAATGTTTATCATTTACTGAAATATATCAGAGTGGTGTATTTTTACTACACATAATTTGCATAGCAGAATAATATGGTGAAGTATGGATTTAATCTATGGTTAATTTTTCTATGTCCACAAGACTTAAGTCACAAATTAGTGTACAGAAGACATAAACAGCATTGATCGCACTTGGAATTATTGGTGAACGACAAAATCCCCAACTTCTGGAAAAAGTCGGGGATCTGAAGCAGTAGGATGTCCACAAATCAAATAGAATTGCTGTATCTACCTGATAATTTAAGTAATTATATTCACCTTGCCAGTATCGATATCGTAGCAAGCACCAACTATTTGAAGTTTTTTGGCTTTTAGTAATTGAGTTAATATTGGCGAACTGTGTTGTATTTTTTTTGACTGATACTGCACATTGGCAATGACCGCATTAGTGGGATTCAAGTTGGTTAATGCTGGTTTAATACTTTCAGCTATGTCGCTAATCATACCGGGCATTGGGTCGTTTTTCATGGCTGCGGCGACAGCACCACATTTTGTATGACCCAACACCACAATCAATTGTGTACCAAGGACGGCTGTAGTATATTCCAAACTACCGATAGTCATGTCACTAGCGACGTTACCAGCAACGCGCACCACAAATAAATCTCCTAGTCCTTGGTCGAAAATAATTTCTGTGGGAACTCTAGAGTCAGCACAACCTAAAATAGCAGCAAAAGGGTACTGTGCTTTGGCTACTAATTTTAAACGTGCCAATGATTGATGGGGATATTGGCGTTTGTATTGGATAAAGCGTTGATTCCCATCCAGCAAAAGTTTGAGAGCCTGACTAGGATTGACTGGATTTGGATTAGCTGGATGAACATCAGCGATCGCAGTT includes:
- a CDS encoding carbonic anhydrase — translated: MSRINGFVGRRNFLKLAGIGSVAVGASAATSVAWQEEQAIAQQPAKPDIKPQLKDPQEALKRLIEGNQRFVEDKRMNPNQSKLRLQETALGQYPFAAILGCADSRVPAEIVFDQGLGDLFVVRLAGNVVSQEGVGSLEFATAVLGAPLIVVLGHTKCGAVSAAVKGDPLPGRIGIFVEEIKPSVELVRDKTGNLEDNSVISNVKYQVRRLEESSTILKQLIKENKLKIAGGSYDVATGKVKFVV
- a CDS encoding carbonic anhydrase, with product MTRINGFIGRRNFLKFAGTGSLAIAATTIGGSLIGNIPKTAIADVHPANPNPVNPSQALKLLLDGNQRFIQYKRQYPHQSLARLKLVAKAQYPFAAILGCADSRVPTEIIFDQGLGDLFVVRVAGNVASDMTIGSLEYTTAVLGTQLIVVLGHTKCGAVAAAMKNDPMPGMISDIAESIKPALTNLNPTNAVIANVQYQSKKIQHSSPILTQLLKAKKLQIVGACYDIDTGKVNIIT